From Erigeron canadensis isolate Cc75 chromosome 8, C_canadensis_v1, whole genome shotgun sequence, one genomic window encodes:
- the LOC122609864 gene encoding protein ALP1-like yields MASGILDNSSDSPDESNDSSMEFFVNALHFLEDTTTSSAPQTRRYTDRHREIGLDTLLNDWFVQQPKYEDDYFRKKFRMDKTMFLDIVRDIEANFSYFQECYDARGRKSFTAIQKCTSAVRQLVTGNAPDEYDEYLCMAARTARETLDYFCDAIIRLYNREYLRRPTSHDVVRIFEAHELRHHMPGMLGSIDCTHVEWSACPRRLRGQYTRGDHNGPTIMLEITASHDLWIWHAFFGVPGSKNDINVLNQSDLYVTARNGMAPDSSFHVNGRDYKRGYYLSDGIYNKWSTLVKAYPYPTDPKEKRFMKLQEAARKDVERAFSVLKGKWKILQRPLRPLTKDKIGKYVHTCIILHNMIIKRDGRAISPVHIMDPPVQPVFDESVYAELIDEEVHHRLRYDLTEHVWAQDLAYLDD; encoded by the coding sequence ATGGCTTCCGGTATTTTGGATAATTCGAGCGACTCTCCCGACGAGTCAAACGATAGCTCTATGGAATTCTTTGTTAACGCGTTACACTTTCTTGAAGATACGACAACTTCTAGTGCTCCTCAAACTCGACGGTATACGGACCGGCATCGGGAAATTGGTCTTGATACTCTGTTGAACGATTggttcgttcaacaaccaaaatACGAAGACGATTACTTTCGAAAGAAGTTTCGAATGGACAAGACCATGTTTTTAGATATCGTGCGCGACATTGAAGCAAACTTCTCGTATTTCCAAGAATGTTACGATGCAAGAGGAAGAAAAAGTTTTACGGCGATACAAAAATGCACATCCGCCGTTAGGCAACTCGTGACGGGTAACGCACCAGACGAGTATGACGAGTATTTGTGCATGGCAGCCAGAACCGCACGAGAGACCCTTGATTATTTTTGTGACGCCATCATTCGGTTGTATAACCGAGAGTACCTACGTAGGCCGACGTCACACGACGTTGTACGCATCTTCGAGGCCCACGAGCTTCGTCATCATATGCCTgggatgcttggtagcatcgatTGCACACATGTCGAGTGGTCGGCATGTCCTAGACGTTTGAGAGGGCAATACACAAGGGGTGACCACAACGGTCCAACTATTATGCTTGAAATCACCGCGTCAcatgatttgtggatttggcatgcttttttCGGTGTCCCGGGGTCGAAAAACGACATCAACGTGTTGAACCAATCCGATTTGTATGTCACAGCGCGTAACGGAATGGCTCCGGATTCTTCATTCCACGTGAATGGGCGAGATTATAAACGTGGCTACTATCTTAGTGATGGGATCTACAACAAGTGGTCAACACTTGTTAAAGCATACCCGTATCCAACCGACCCTAAGGAAAAAAGATTCATGAAATTGCAAGAGGCGGCCAGAAAAGATGTCGAGCGAGCTTTTAGTGTCCTCAAAGGTAAATGGAAAATTCTTCAACGACCTCTTCGACCTTTAACGAAAGACAAAATTGGAAAGTATGTTCATACATGTATTATcttacacaacatgatcattaaGAGGGACGGGAGGGCAATCTCACCGGTCCATATAATGGACCCGCCAGTGCAACCGGTGTTCGATGAAAGTGTGTATGCGGAGTTGATTGACGAAGAAGTTCACCATCGCCTTCGATATGATCTTACGGAACACGTATGGGCTCAAGATTTGGCGTATCTcgatgattag
- the LOC122579427 gene encoding ethylene-responsive transcription factor ERF011-like encodes METGAGADVATPCNNNNKNYPSTGKRKSDHHQRPYKGIRMRKWGKWVAEIREPNKRSRIWLGSYSTPVAAARAYDTAVYYLRGPTARLNFPELLVSSDNYECLDELSAASIRKKAIEVGTRVDAETTSLHNNNNNKSNDNQNNSNTSSSHELEFKACWFQGKPDLNKKPEPEEDPDGDSG; translated from the coding sequence ATGGAAACCGGCGCCGGCGCCGACGTAGCCACTCCatgtaacaacaacaacaaaaactatCCGTCAACCGGAAAAAGAAAATCCGATCATCATCAAAGACCATATAAAGGAATACGTATGAGAAAGTGGGGAAAATGGGTGGCTGAAATTCGTGAGCCGAATAAACGTTCGAGAATCTGGCTCGGCTCATACTCGACTCCTGTAGCCGCGGCTCGAGCTTATGATACTGCTGTTTATTATTTACGTGGGCCCACCGCTCGTCTGAATTTCCCTGAATTGTTGGTGTCGTCTGATAATTATGAATGTTTGGATGAATTGTCGGCTGCTTCTATTAGAAAAAAAGCTATTGAAGTTGGTACCAGAGTTGATGCTGAAACGACGTCGttgcataataataataataataaaagtaatgatAATCAGAATAATAGTAATACATCTAGTTCTCATGAATTGGAATTCAAGGCTTGTTGGTTTCAAGGAAAACCGGATTTGAATaaaaaacccgaacccgaagAAGACCCGGATGGAGATTCTGGTTGA